From the genome of Turicibacter faecis, one region includes:
- a CDS encoding CehA/McbA family metallohydrolase, with the protein MRSIVLKKLLNGTLAFSVLASGFVVPSPKAYAQVVQEAENQQQTEFLSVDFSQYPTLAEGWEAKADKKPYSGGVTSSKSLKLNKDGYYLKTPVFGLKEEATLSFSTKGYSATGEGDSVLKVKAAINGEWQELHTLTSFETSFVQTEVLVPKEATQLQIVLEKRGAFNVALDGVKLTGVGSIVEGGDQLPDAPETDKPEQGEPDQGVKPPANDETQKPEVDAYGELVVSGASSLEVGMTSTVQTTTKEGDIVSDVKYESTNPDVLTIDDSGKIQALKEGITQIGAVAIINDKKYVGQKRLEVTTATDYPITVFEEGFKEFPTLQEGWQTNLSADDKYSGGNEAGPALKLTKQGQFVETSEFRLIGNGLLKFAAKGNASQASGTTVLRVQYQSNFKDEWKNLAMFNSFSSKFESFGVRIPEDATRLRIFVEEKGKMNIAFDDMRLFAQELGEKEADTIAPVIEMIDEVTSGNLDEEVIIKANVTDNRKVGKVTLYYRVVGETEFKTIPMGLTNGVYQGIIGTQELSAQGIEYYIQATDVEGNEATTDLMTISISAEDYTKPTITSISPADQANVGKNKTPKISAKYSDRSGVDVDSVQLIVNGEDVTKAATVSETEVVYQVEQALENGTHTVQLTLADLAGNELVKEWSFKVSDVERQLFFGQLHSHTNLSDGAGTIDDAYTHAREVAGVDFLAVTDHSNSFDNDTQANIADGSMSEKWQTGLNAADKYNEDGAFTAIYAYEMTWSAGTGKYGHMNTFNTAGFETRTNSAMNLRNYYSTLKTQPQSVSQFNHPGTTFGDFADFGFYDEDIDQLITLIEVGNGDGPIRSSAHFPSYEYYTRALDKGWHVAPTNNQDNHKGLWGNANTARTVIEAEALTRDDLYEAIRERRVYSTEDENLEISYELNGATMGSILSEQDSAEVYVKVKDPDAKDTIDKIQLITDGGRVAHEITDVDQTEKEWTLSFTPDASSTYYYVKVTQNDLDIAVTAPVWIGEKENVGISKVTASSSKVLVGDEVKVDTVVYNNESTPVTNVSVEYYVNGEEKPAGSDAIATIEPSDTKTLSASFPITKKGKNVIEAKITLTVNGATREYTERLEVKAFDSSEVSHVLIDGSHENAYVADAKYPNNMKYVTELVAQEGGIVHVNDKPITTDVLAGMDVLILTDPSNNFYYTDDEVLAIKAYIEAGGHLIITSKADYGDKEGEYGNAAQGNKVLEAIGSALRFNDDQVIDEKEYSNQNYRLYFDDYNEESPYTKGIDFGKIEQGNANNQDYKFSFYSGNSVLVKDASATVDLVVRGHETTKNSDADKQGDFEALKEGEVIALAVETLENGAKIVASGVTFFSDFEMDPTRDYSNRTIMTNIINEVAPAKEAEITPIATLHTDVDGDNQPDLAGETHTIEGIITAGNTNPLNTFFDVVYVQDETGGITIHPIANTKLKLGQKVRITGIVGSYEGDTQLGEVQELTDVEIIDQSIQLVDPTNLSTADSMLEKYEGLLVRVQGTVQSIDAASGKIIVNDGSGDARVHIQGYIGGGESQEAVGKWVERINVGETISAIGLAAEDAEGKRIRVRNTDEVVVVAGDTPDQPGTPEEPEQPDQPGTPEEPEQPDQPGTPEQPEQPENPGTPEQPEKPENSGTSEQPEQPEGSRPVTGQALMGYLFVGLTLIGLGFIFMRKQRFMKK; encoded by the coding sequence ATGAGGAGTATAGTTTTAAAGAAATTATTAAACGGAACCTTAGCCTTTAGCGTGCTTGCTTCAGGATTTGTTGTTCCAAGTCCAAAAGCTTATGCACAAGTGGTGCAAGAAGCAGAAAATCAACAACAAACGGAATTTTTAAGTGTTGATTTTAGTCAATATCCAACATTAGCAGAAGGATGGGAGGCCAAAGCGGATAAAAAACCTTATTCGGGTGGTGTCACTTCATCTAAATCATTGAAGTTAAATAAAGATGGATATTATTTAAAAACGCCAGTCTTTGGGTTGAAAGAAGAGGCAACATTATCATTTTCAACAAAAGGGTATTCAGCAACAGGAGAAGGAGATTCTGTTTTAAAAGTTAAAGCAGCGATCAACGGTGAGTGGCAAGAGCTACACACATTAACGTCATTTGAGACAAGCTTTGTTCAAACAGAAGTTCTTGTTCCAAAAGAAGCGACGCAATTACAAATTGTGTTAGAAAAGCGTGGTGCTTTTAATGTTGCGTTAGATGGTGTTAAATTAACGGGGGTTGGAAGCATTGTTGAAGGTGGCGATCAATTACCGGATGCACCAGAAACAGATAAACCTGAACAAGGAGAACCGGATCAAGGGGTAAAACCACCGGCGAACGATGAGACGCAAAAACCTGAGGTTGATGCGTATGGAGAGCTTGTCGTATCAGGGGCATCAAGTCTTGAAGTAGGAATGACTTCAACCGTCCAAACGACTACAAAAGAAGGAGACATCGTCTCAGATGTTAAATATGAGTCAACCAATCCAGATGTTTTAACGATTGATGACTCAGGGAAAATTCAAGCGTTAAAAGAAGGAATTACCCAAATTGGAGCCGTGGCGATCATCAATGATAAGAAATATGTCGGTCAAAAACGTTTAGAGGTCACGACAGCGACGGATTATCCAATTACGGTTTTTGAAGAGGGATTCAAAGAGTTCCCGACGTTACAAGAAGGATGGCAAACGAATTTATCAGCCGATGATAAATACTCAGGTGGAAATGAAGCCGGTCCAGCATTAAAGTTAACAAAACAAGGACAATTCGTTGAAACGAGTGAATTCCGTTTAATCGGGAATGGATTATTAAAGTTCGCCGCTAAAGGGAACGCTTCACAAGCAAGTGGAACAACGGTATTACGTGTTCAATATCAATCAAACTTTAAAGATGAGTGGAAAAACTTAGCGATGTTTAACTCATTTAGTAGTAAGTTTGAATCATTTGGAGTGCGTATTCCTGAAGATGCGACACGTCTTCGCATTTTTGTTGAAGAAAAAGGGAAAATGAATATTGCATTCGATGATATGCGTTTATTCGCTCAAGAACTGGGTGAAAAAGAAGCGGATACGATTGCTCCTGTCATTGAAATGATTGACGAAGTGACGTCAGGAAATTTAGATGAAGAAGTGATCATTAAAGCCAACGTGACAGATAATCGTAAAGTTGGCAAAGTGACGTTATATTATCGTGTCGTAGGTGAAACTGAATTTAAAACGATTCCGATGGGATTAACAAATGGCGTTTACCAAGGGATTATTGGAACACAGGAATTATCAGCCCAAGGAATCGAGTATTATATTCAAGCAACAGATGTTGAAGGAAATGAAGCGACGACAGATTTAATGACGATTTCAATTTCTGCAGAGGATTATACGAAACCAACGATTACCTCAATCTCACCTGCCGATCAGGCGAATGTAGGAAAAAATAAAACACCTAAAATTTCAGCTAAATATAGCGATCGTTCAGGTGTGGACGTGGATTCTGTTCAGTTAATCGTTAACGGTGAGGATGTCACGAAAGCGGCGACGGTTTCTGAAACGGAAGTTGTTTATCAAGTGGAGCAAGCGTTAGAGAATGGAACGCACACCGTTCAATTAACGTTAGCCGATCTAGCAGGTAATGAGTTAGTTAAAGAATGGTCGTTTAAAGTATCAGATGTTGAGCGCCAATTATTCTTTGGACAGTTACACTCACATACGAATTTATCAGACGGTGCTGGAACGATTGATGATGCGTATACGCATGCACGTGAAGTTGCCGGTGTTGATTTCTTGGCCGTAACAGATCATTCAAACTCATTTGATAATGATACGCAAGCGAACATTGCGGATGGATCGATGAGTGAAAAATGGCAAACGGGATTAAATGCAGCGGATAAGTATAACGAAGATGGAGCTTTTACTGCGATTTATGCGTACGAGATGACATGGTCAGCCGGAACAGGTAAATATGGACACATGAATACGTTCAATACGGCAGGGTTTGAAACGCGTACGAATTCAGCGATGAATTTACGTAACTACTATTCAACGTTAAAAACACAACCGCAATCGGTTTCACAGTTTAACCACCCAGGAACAACATTCGGTGATTTTGCAGACTTCGGATTCTATGATGAAGACATTGATCAATTAATCACGTTAATCGAAGTTGGTAACGGGGATGGACCGATTCGAAGTAGTGCGCACTTCCCATCTTATGAATATTATACACGTGCATTAGATAAAGGATGGCATGTGGCTCCAACGAATAACCAAGATAATCATAAAGGGTTATGGGGGAATGCCAATACGGCGCGTACAGTTATTGAGGCAGAAGCGTTAACACGCGATGATTTATATGAAGCGATTCGCGAGCGTCGTGTTTACTCAACAGAAGATGAGAACTTAGAAATTTCTTATGAGTTAAACGGAGCAACAATGGGATCGATTCTATCTGAACAAGACTCAGCAGAAGTTTATGTTAAAGTTAAAGATCCAGATGCGAAAGATACGATTGATAAAATCCAATTAATTACAGATGGTGGACGTGTGGCACACGAGATTACAGACGTTGACCAAACAGAAAAAGAATGGACATTATCATTTACACCAGATGCTTCATCGACGTATTACTATGTAAAAGTGACGCAAAATGACTTAGATATTGCGGTGACGGCACCGGTTTGGATTGGTGAAAAAGAAAATGTTGGAATTTCAAAAGTAACAGCAAGTTCTTCAAAAGTATTAGTGGGTGACGAAGTTAAAGTCGATACGGTGGTTTATAACAATGAATCAACACCAGTGACGAATGTTTCAGTTGAATATTATGTAAATGGTGAAGAAAAACCAGCCGGTAGCGATGCCATAGCAACGATTGAGCCATCAGATACGAAGACGTTAAGTGCAAGCTTCCCAATCACGAAAAAAGGTAAAAATGTAATTGAGGCTAAGATTACGTTAACGGTTAATGGGGCGACACGTGAGTATACGGAACGCCTTGAAGTCAAAGCGTTTGATTCAAGTGAAGTTAGTCATGTTTTAATTGATGGTAGTCACGAGAATGCTTATGTTGCTGATGCGAAATATCCAAATAATATGAAGTATGTAACGGAACTTGTGGCACAAGAAGGTGGAATTGTTCATGTGAATGACAAGCCGATTACAACAGACGTCTTAGCGGGAATGGATGTCTTAATCTTGACTGACCCATCGAATAATTTTTATTATACCGATGATGAAGTCTTAGCGATTAAGGCTTATATTGAAGCAGGCGGACATCTTATTATTACGTCAAAAGCCGATTACGGTGATAAAGAAGGCGAGTACGGAAATGCTGCTCAAGGTAATAAGGTGTTAGAAGCGATTGGTTCAGCGTTACGATTTAACGATGACCAAGTTATTGACGAGAAGGAATATAGTAACCAAAATTATCGATTATACTTTGATGATTATAATGAGGAAAGTCCTTATACGAAGGGCATTGATTTTGGAAAAATTGAGCAAGGAAATGCCAATAACCAAGATTATAAGTTTAGTTTCTATAGTGGAAACTCGGTTTTAGTTAAAGATGCGTCAGCAACGGTTGATTTAGTTGTTCGCGGCCATGAAACAACGAAGAACTCGGATGCTGATAAGCAGGGTGATTTTGAAGCGTTAAAAGAGGGAGAGGTTATTGCTTTAGCGGTTGAGACGTTAGAGAACGGAGCAAAAATTGTTGCTTCTGGGGTGACTTTCTTCTCAGACTTCGAAATGGATCCAACGCGTGATTATTCAAACCGTACGATTATGACAAATATTATTAATGAGGTGGCGCCAGCGAAAGAGGCGGAAATTACTCCAATTGCGACGCTTCATACGGATGTTGATGGAGATAATCAACCGGATTTAGCGGGTGAAACGCATACGATTGAAGGAATTATTACGGCAGGAAATACGAACCCGTTAAATACATTCTTTGATGTTGTTTATGTGCAAGATGAAACAGGTGGAATTACAATTCACCCAATCGCAAATACAAAGTTAAAACTTGGACAAAAAGTTCGTATTACCGGAATTGTTGGTTCATACGAAGGGGATACACAGTTAGGTGAGGTTCAAGAGTTAACAGATGTTGAAATTATTGATCAATCCATTCAATTAGTGGATCCAACGAACTTATCAACGGCGGATAGTATGTTAGAAAAATATGAAGGATTGTTAGTTCGCGTGCAAGGAACGGTTCAATCGATTGACGCGGCGTCAGGAAAAATCATCGTCAATGATGGTTCAGGAGATGCTCGTGTTCATATCCAAGGGTACATCGGTGGTGGAGAATCACAAGAGGCTGTTGGAAAATGGGTTGAGCGTATCAACGTTGGTGAAACGATTTCAGCCATCGGATTAGCTGCCGAAGATGCGGAAGGTAAACGAATTCGCGTTCGTAATACAGATGAAGTGGTCGTCGTTGCTGGCGACACACCAGATCAACCGGGAACACCTGAAGAGCCAGAACAACCAGATCAACCGGGAACACCTGAAGAGCCAGAACAACCGGATCAGCCAGGAACACCTGAGCAACCGGAACAACCAGAAAACCCAGGAACACCTGAGCAACCAGAAAAACCGGAAAATTCGGGAACATCTGAGCAACCGGAACAACCAGAAGGATCACGACCTGTGACAGGACAAGCATTAATGGGATATTTATTCGTGGGCTTAACACTTATCGGGTTAGGATTCATCTTCATGAGAAAACAGCGTTTCATGAAAAAATAA
- a CDS encoding YibE/F family protein: MKRYLREWWPIAVVLVVCAVMVWVSGLIFEGGYLPNRLNRDVQYYSATVLDVVNEDLGPDNYTKEFTVGVQEIQVKLTDGPYKGEVHTFKNHISRLYNTIVQKNTDIIVGTYIHEGEILDLTVSSYQRHSVLGLLALIFCALVAWIGKLKGIKSLVSLFFTGVCVIYLMLPLLLSGMNPVLAAILIVFLSTFVTLWLVAGLNKKSITAMIGTLAGVLIAALVAYVFSELAHLSGGTMQDTEALLYVSETSHLQVKGLLLAGILVASLGAVMDVAMSIASAMFELSSVNEKLSSKELIRSGMNVGTDMIGTMTNTLILALAGGSLSTVILIYAATISPLQLINLDVLGTELIQGIAGSIGIVITVPVTVLVAAFFCMKQK, encoded by the coding sequence ATGAAGCGGTATTTGAGAGAGTGGTGGCCGATTGCAGTTGTATTGGTCGTGTGTGCAGTAATGGTCTGGGTCTCAGGTTTAATTTTTGAGGGAGGATATTTACCGAATCGGTTAAATCGTGATGTGCAGTATTATTCTGCGACCGTCCTTGATGTGGTGAATGAGGATTTAGGACCAGATAATTACACGAAAGAGTTTACGGTCGGGGTTCAAGAGATTCAAGTGAAGTTGACGGATGGCCCTTATAAAGGAGAGGTCCATACGTTTAAAAATCATATTAGTCGTTTGTATAATACGATTGTTCAAAAGAACACGGATATTATTGTGGGAACGTATATTCATGAGGGCGAGATTTTAGATTTAACGGTGAGCAGTTATCAACGCCATTCGGTTTTAGGCCTGCTCGCGCTTATTTTTTGTGCGTTAGTGGCCTGGATTGGAAAGTTAAAAGGGATTAAATCATTAGTGTCGTTATTTTTTACCGGCGTGTGTGTCATTTATTTAATGTTGCCTCTTTTATTATCAGGAATGAATCCGGTGTTAGCGGCGATTCTCATTGTCTTCTTAAGTACGTTTGTGACGCTTTGGTTAGTAGCGGGACTTAATAAGAAATCAATCACAGCGATGATTGGAACATTGGCCGGGGTCTTAATTGCAGCGTTAGTGGCGTATGTCTTTAGTGAGCTCGCCCATTTATCAGGGGGGACGATGCAAGATACGGAGGCGTTGCTTTATGTCTCAGAAACGAGTCACTTACAAGTGAAGGGACTCTTGCTTGCGGGAATTTTAGTAGCGTCCCTTGGGGCGGTCATGGACGTGGCGATGTCGATTGCGTCGGCAATGTTTGAGCTTTCGAGTGTGAATGAGAAGTTATCGTCTAAAGAATTGATCCGCAGTGGAATGAATGTCGGAACAGATATGATTGGAACGATGACGAATACGTTAATTTTAGCACTAGCGGGTGGCTCATTATCGACGGTTATTTTGATTTATGCGGCAACGATTAGTCCATTACAACTCATTAATTTAGATGTCCTTGGAACGGAGTTAATTCAAGGGATTGCCGGGAGTATTGGAATTGTCATTACAGTACCAGTCACGGTTTTAGTGGCAGCCTTCTTCTGTATGAAACAAAAATAA
- a CDS encoding NPCBM/NEW2 domain-containing protein: MKKLKKKTVAVVITTLSTTTLINNKQVEAHAIPYKNNEVSLSVNTPNNNTQFMYLSDMGYMSNLSHTAWGDIKLDQTLEGGTIKLNVDGEALEFNKGITAHATSTVVFDVSHYSNQYSRFTTYVGVDKSQGDRGNGVKFKVLTSVDGQNWEEKFETDVLKGNDHAVFIDIDITGANYLKLYADDNGSNGNDHSVYAAPRIMVPDYDISSEYLQGVKSVSDYDKIIREKYNESHQLTDEIKELVLKRTLTQRVGFYTLQKLIAKSDDHKNTITWLLNHPHVLELYIMGGEIEKSGSYVQSMDVLTQLYHEYKDDFEDPVNGEFYLKLALSLSLSHAQTIRLWTGNGTPSNAVERYKIYKENYLNGRIAEGGDAKLFKNLPIELMRWVTDNKIDDEEINWLIDTALARKVNGKNHLDAYEYIEYTDGYNYNDEKFYLEENYEMWNNKYNISSLTGYGQRGVHKLWMVFEDGSVCGGLAKTYANLGQVFGIPSAGIGQPGHGATLSYRENSNGQGTWVIQNDISGFRESEKGERLLLGWGSKTSKWVSYFNVSYVLLAQHALNHYADYITASYYNLLAKSYESEPTKQEEIYEKALQVQNYNLDTLVGLIETYNKVDSKTSADYLRLAQKVANGLTYFPLPFVDLMNLMDPFMTDDTDKVVFDMLRTTTLQRATQATASDSTQPNECISVAKYLLGDYTTELASFSFDGENAGKIKIDEAYANSNIRWEYSLDNWQTKKETGDKEVTLSEKELQQINATDDIQISLVGTSEIYTIDITKQQTPNIYVNDLENQIKGAIVPLEYSEDGGQTWTLYEDERLTGNRTLKIRYRASGTALQSEMTDCQFTEDVEQADRTYIPLENVSLYLYSSQNNDTEHAAINMLDGNIYTGWHNSFSGEKDKYYSVQFNQPKYLTSIDYFGDGGNGKLKDVDIYTSMDGVNWEKNTEIRHLPNTNGWKTLNLNEPTLTKYVMFHAVSTHGARPNEFVSGRMFNFFEDTTKEVEPQVSVNYNIEQLTNQDVLATLQLPEGYTVIGEATHLFTQNGSYTFTYQSPTGKQFTYEATVDWIDKVAPTATISYNCEQKTNQNVTATLMSDEEITVENNNGESTYEFTENGEFTFIIKDKAGNRSEFTAKVTWINKEKPILDVTYSTMESTTQPVTATLITEDVQVKAINGKEITVTNNDGSASYVFTENGEFTFEYVDDYGNEGTTTAKVDWIVADTVNDYFIPDEIVDLINLDLLIPVMGNATADAPLHFNINELATVDDLSQMIDNMLDRYTLKVSVLEVENDLCYALELSNGHETYYFVFHVKSEQTAILDYLDSLVENSNQPENPGQPSEPEQPENPGQPGEPEQPENPGQPGEPEQPENPGQPSEPEQPENPEQPENPGQPSEPEQPENPGQPGEPEQPGEPEQPENPGQPGEPEQPENPGQPGEPEQPENPGQPGEPEQPENPGQPGEPEQPENPGQPSEPEQPENPGQPGEPEQPELPGQPENPGQPGESEQLENQDQGMPPKTGLNGALGVAGALSIISGLIGMKGRKNKRRG; encoded by the coding sequence ATGAAAAAACTTAAAAAGAAAACAGTTGCCGTTGTCATCACGACCCTTTCGACAACAACGTTAATTAATAATAAACAGGTAGAGGCGCATGCTATTCCGTATAAAAATAATGAAGTTAGCCTATCAGTGAATACACCAAATAATAATACTCAATTTATGTATTTATCAGATATGGGCTATATGTCGAATTTATCTCATACTGCATGGGGGGACATAAAATTAGATCAAACTTTAGAGGGTGGAACCATTAAGCTTAATGTAGATGGCGAAGCACTAGAGTTCAATAAGGGGATAACGGCACATGCCACATCAACTGTTGTATTTGATGTCTCTCATTATTCAAATCAATATTCACGATTTACGACTTATGTTGGGGTGGATAAATCTCAAGGCGATAGAGGAAATGGAGTAAAGTTTAAAGTTTTAACTTCTGTTGATGGTCAAAATTGGGAAGAAAAGTTTGAGACGGATGTTCTTAAAGGGAATGATCATGCAGTCTTTATTGATATTGATATTACAGGGGCAAATTATTTAAAACTTTATGCTGATGATAATGGTTCAAATGGAAACGACCATTCTGTTTATGCCGCTCCACGTATCATGGTACCTGATTATGATATTTCGTCTGAGTACCTTCAAGGGGTTAAAAGTGTTTCAGATTATGATAAAATCATCCGAGAAAAGTACAATGAAAGTCATCAATTGACGGATGAAATTAAAGAATTAGTCTTAAAAAGAACGCTGACGCAACGAGTAGGATTTTATACCCTTCAAAAACTTATTGCTAAAAGCGATGATCATAAAAATACGATCACTTGGCTTTTGAATCACCCGCATGTTTTAGAATTATATATTATGGGGGGTGAAATTGAGAAATCTGGATCTTATGTTCAATCCATGGATGTGCTAACTCAGCTATACCATGAATATAAAGATGATTTTGAAGACCCAGTAAATGGAGAATTTTATTTAAAATTAGCGCTTTCTCTTTCGTTGAGTCATGCACAGACTATAAGATTGTGGACAGGAAATGGTACTCCTTCGAATGCCGTTGAGCGATATAAAATTTATAAAGAAAATTATTTAAATGGACGTATAGCCGAAGGTGGAGATGCCAAATTATTTAAAAATTTACCGATTGAATTAATGCGATGGGTGACAGATAACAAAATTGACGATGAAGAAATTAATTGGTTGATTGATACGGCTTTGGCAAGAAAAGTAAACGGTAAAAATCATTTAGATGCTTATGAATATATTGAATATACAGATGGTTATAATTATAATGATGAAAAGTTTTATTTAGAAGAAAATTATGAGATGTGGAACAATAAATATAACATTAGCTCGTTAACAGGATATGGACAAAGAGGGGTTCATAAGCTTTGGATGGTGTTTGAAGATGGTTCCGTTTGTGGGGGACTAGCAAAAACGTATGCTAATTTGGGACAAGTATTTGGAATCCCTTCTGCCGGAATTGGTCAGCCAGGCCATGGAGCAACGCTATCTTATAGAGAAAATAGTAATGGACAGGGAACCTGGGTTATCCAAAATGATATTTCAGGTTTTAGAGAATCTGAAAAGGGTGAACGCCTACTTTTAGGATGGGGATCAAAAACAAGCAAGTGGGTTTCTTATTTTAATGTCAGTTACGTACTTTTAGCCCAACACGCCTTAAATCATTATGCGGATTATATCACAGCCTCTTATTATAATTTATTAGCTAAATCATATGAATCTGAGCCAACAAAGCAGGAAGAAATTTATGAAAAGGCACTCCAAGTTCAAAATTATAATTTAGATACATTAGTAGGATTAATTGAGACTTATAACAAAGTAGACAGTAAAACAAGTGCAGATTATTTACGATTAGCTCAAAAGGTAGCGAATGGTTTAACTTATTTCCCGTTGCCATTTGTTGATTTAATGAATTTAATGGACCCCTTTATGACAGATGATACGGATAAAGTTGTCTTTGATATGTTAAGAACAACAACGTTACAAAGAGCTACTCAAGCAACAGCTTCAGATTCAACTCAACCTAATGAATGTATAAGTGTCGCTAAATATTTATTAGGTGATTATACAACGGAGTTGGCTTCATTTTCATTTGATGGAGAAAATGCTGGGAAGATTAAGATTGATGAAGCTTATGCTAATTCAAACATTCGTTGGGAATATAGTTTAGATAATTGGCAAACGAAAAAGGAAACGGGTGACAAAGAGGTTACATTATCAGAAAAAGAGTTACAACAAATTAATGCGACTGATGATATTCAAATTTCACTTGTAGGGACATCAGAAATTTATACGATTGATATTACTAAGCAGCAAACCCCTAACATTTATGTCAATGATCTTGAAAATCAAATTAAGGGAGCTATTGTTCCGCTTGAATACAGTGAGGATGGCGGTCAAACATGGACTTTATATGAAGATGAACGTTTGACAGGCAATCGAACATTAAAAATTAGATATCGTGCCTCGGGAACAGCCCTACAAAGTGAGATGACGGACTGTCAGTTTACAGAAGATGTTGAACAAGCAGATAGAACGTATATTCCATTAGAAAATGTCTCACTTTATTTATATTCTTCTCAAAATAATGATACGGAACATGCGGCGATTAATATGCTTGACGGAAATATTTACACCGGTTGGCACAATTCATTTAGTGGTGAAAAAGATAAGTATTATTCAGTTCAATTTAATCAGCCTAAATATTTAACGTCTATTGATTATTTTGGTGACGGTGGAAATGGAAAACTAAAAGATGTAGATATCTATACGAGTATGGATGGTGTGAATTGGGAAAAGAATACAGAAATTCGTCATTTACCAAATACTAATGGATGGAAGACTTTAAATTTAAATGAGCCAACGTTAACAAAATATGTCATGTTCCATGCAGTGAGTACGCATGGTGCGCGTCCGAATGAGTTTGTTTCAGGTAGAATGTTTAATTTCTTTGAAGATACAACGAAAGAGGTTGAACCGCAAGTATCAGTTAACTATAATATCGAGCAGTTAACGAATCAGGATGTCTTAGCAACTCTTCAATTACCTGAAGGCTATACGGTAATAGGAGAGGCTACCCATCTATTCACTCAAAATGGAAGCTATACTTTTACTTATCAATCACCGACTGGAAAACAATTTACATATGAAGCGACAGTTGATTGGATTGATAAGGTAGCCCCAACGGCGACGATTTCATATAATTGTGAGCAGAAAACAAATCAGAATGTGACTGCAACGCTAATGAGCGATGAAGAGATTACGGTTGAAAATAATAATGGGGAATCGACGTATGAATTTACAGAAAACGGAGAATTTACGTTTATTATTAAAGATAAGGCTGGTAATAGAAGCGAGTTTACCGCAAAGGTCACATGGATTAATAAAGAGAAGCCAATATTAGATGTGACTTATAGTACGATGGAGAGTACGACTCAGCCGGTTACAGCAACGTTAATAACTGAGGATGTGCAAGTAAAAGCGATTAACGGCAAAGAAATTACAGTGACAAATAATGATGGATCGGCATCATATGTTTTCACTGAAAATGGTGAATTTACGTTTGAATATGTAGATGATTACGGAAATGAAGGAACAACAACAGCTAAAGTAGATTGGATAGTTGCAGATACGGTGAATGACTACTTCATTCCGGATGAAATAGTGGATCTTATTAATTTAGATCTTTTAATTCCGGTGATGGGAAATGCAACGGCAGATGCCCCTTTGCATTTCAATATCAATGAGCTTGCGACGGTGGATGATTTATCCCAAATGATAGATAACATGTTAGACCGTTATACGTTAAAAGTAAGTGTCCTAGAGGTAGAGAATGATTTATGTTACGCCTTAGAGTTAAGCAACGGCCATGAAACGTACTATTTCGTATTTCATGTTAAATCGGAGCAAACGGCAATCTTGGATTACTTAGATTCACTTGTTGAAAATTCGAATCAACCTGAAAATCCAGGGCAACCAAGTGAACCGGAACAGCCTGAAAATCCAGGGCAACCAGGTGAACCGGAACAGCCTGAAAATCCAGGACAACCAGGTGAACCAGAACAACCTGAGAACCCAGGACAGCCAAGTGAACCAGAACAACCCGAAAATCCAGAACAACCTGAAAATCCAGGGCAACCAAGTGAACCGGAACAGCCTGAGAACCCAGGGCAACCAGGTGAACCGGAACAACCAGGTGAACCAGAACAGCCTGAGAATCCAGGGCAACCAGGTGAACCAGAACAACCTGAAAATCCAGGGCAACCAGGTGAACCAGAACAACCTGAAAATCCAGGACAACCAGGTGAACCAGAACAGCCTGAAAATCCAGGACAACCAGGTGAACCAGAACAGCCTGAAAATCCAGGGCAGCCAAGTGAACCAGAACAACCTGAAAACCCAGGACAACCGGGTGAACCAGAACAGCCTGAGTTACCAGGGCAACCAGAGAATCCAGGGCAACCAGGTGAATCGGAACAACTTGAGAATCAAGATCAAGGCATGCCACCTAAGACAGGATTAAATGGAGCACTTGGAGTAGCAGGGGCTTTATCAATCATTTCGGGACTGATCGGAATGAAAGGTCGTAAGAATAAAAGGAGAGGTTAA